A region of the Candidatus Methylacidiphilales bacterium genome:
GAAGGGGTTCCGGGGCGGGCGGGGGGGTGAGCGGCACGGCCTGCTCCGGGCTGTACTGCGAGTTGAAAAATTCCAGGCCGGACCGCGCCTCGCCCTGTTGGTTGGGCAGGGCCGGATTCCCCTCCCCGGGCAGCCGGCTCAGGGCGGCGGTATTGGTTTCCCCTTCGAATGCTGCGTTAGGTTCCGGAGCCGGGATCGGGGTCAATCCGCTGGTGTCGAGGAAGGTCGATTCGCCCCGGGCCTGGGCGGAAAGGGACGGAGCCTGGGCTGGAGGGGTGGGCGATTGGGGCACCAAGGTCAGGGTCAACCGGTCCGGGCGGGCTTGGATCTCCGGCACCCGCAACCGGGAAAACAAGCCGGAAAAAATCAAGAGAAGCAGGAGCAGGTGCAGGAAGATCGAGGCGGCGATGAACACCCACACCCGCCGGGTGGAAAGACCGGGGGTGTCGCTCCCGGACGGGCGCAACGGCAACCGCCGGACCGGCGGGGGCGGAGGAGGGGGACTCACGACCATACAACTAGCTTACGGCCTGGCCCGGCGATGCCAAGCAGCCATCGGACTACGGCTTCAAACGCCGTAGACCCGGCCCCAGTGCACATCCAGACGTTTGCGGAGGTAGAGCTGGACCGCGCGCAACAAGGCGCGTGCTTCCGCGGCCTGACCGCGCTTGACGATGCCGGCCAGGGATTCCCCCGGCTTGGTTTTGAAGGCCTCCTGGCAGATGATCGGACCCTGGTCGAGGTCGGGGGTGACAAAGTGCGCTGTGACCCCGACGACTTTGACCCCCTTCTCGTAGGCCTGCCGGTAGGCCGAGGCCCCGGGAAAAGCGGGCAGGAGGGAGGGATGGATGTTGATGATCTTGTTCTTCCAGCGCCAGACGAAGTCCGGCGAGAGGATCTTCATGAAACGGGCCAGGACGATGAAATCCGCACCGGCTTTTTCCAGCTCTTCCAGCACGCGCTTCTCGGCCAGGGCCCGTTCGGTGAACGGCACATGGACGAAGGGGATGCCGGCTTTTTGCGCCAGTGGCTTGAGATCGGGGCGGTTGCCGATGACCACCACGGGATCGGCGGCCAGGCGGCGGGCCCGCACCGCGGCCAGGAGGGCTTCCAGGGCGTGCGGTTCACGGGTGACGAGGATGGCCAGGCGCTGGCGGCGTCCGCGGGCGCTGAAATGCAGCTTCAATTCCATGCCCAGCCGCACGGCCAGTGCACCCAGGGCGGAGCGGACTTTCTTTTCCTCGAAATCTTCCGCCGACCAGGAAGCCTGCAAGGTCATGCTGAAGCGTCCGCGGGTGACTTGTTCTTCCAGCGCTTCGATATTGGCCTTGTGCTGGAAAAGGGTCTGGGTGACCGAGGCGATGACCCCGGATTTGTCTTTCCCGATGAGGGTGAGGGTGAGGAACTGCTTCACGGAGGCGGCTTCAATCCCCACGGTAGCGGCACCACGCACGGGGGGTCTCGAGGATCATGATCTCGCTCAATTCCGGGAGCCGGGGTTTGATCCGGTCCCAGAACCACTTGCACATGACCTCGATGGTGGGGTTTTCCAATCCGGGGATTTCGTTGAGGTAACGGTGGTCGAGTTCATCGACAAAAGGCTGGGCCGCTTCCTTGATCCGTGCGTGGTCGAAGAGCAGTCCGGTGGCGGGATCGACCTCCCCCTCGGCGGAAACCTGCAGGGTGAAGGAATGCCCGTGCAGCTGGCGGCACTTGTGGCCTTCGGGAAAGATGGTGAGCGACTGGGCGGCGTCGAAGCCGAATTCGCGCGTGAGGGTGACTCGCATGGCAGAAAAGGTATAGCCCGATGCGGGCAGAAGGCAACCGAACTCCCGCATTCCCTTCCGCGGGAACCGGGGATCAAATGTAGATCGGCATCTGGAGGAGGGGGATGCGGCCGGTGGCGGGAAGAAACTGGTTCTCCAGGGTTGAATGGTCGGGCATCTCCGCACGCGCGGCATTGACCACTTCCTGCCAGGCGCGGCAGTTCCAGAGGTCGCGGAATTCCACCACCGCGCTGCCGGAGTAGCCGAAGCCGTTGACCTTGGCCACTTGGTGGGCCACCCCGACGGCGCTGGCCAGGAGCGGGGATTTCTGGCCGCAGGCCCCGTAGTGCAGGGCGACCTGGCGGTAGGCACTGTCAAAGCGCTGTGCCTCCAGCCAGGCCGCCCCGGCTTCGTGGTGGTTGATGCCGAAGTAATGGGTTTCGGTTTCGGACAGGCTGCACTGGTTGTCCATGGCGTAGCGCAGGGCGTTGTAATAGGGGAAGGGGATGATCTCCCCCAACACCAGCTTGCCAATGCCATGGATCAGACCGGCCAGGAAGGCCTGGTCTCTGGCCTTCCTGAGGGCGTGACGGGACAACACGCTGGTCAGCCCGCCGCTGCCCGCCGGTTCCACCCGGCCCCGACCGGGTACGTACTCGCCCATGGCTATTTCCATGACCACCCGGGCGATCACGCCGGTGTTGACCGCGTGCTGCCAGTAGGGATGCCAGTCAAACTCGGGGTTGGATTTGAAATCCTGCCGCAGCACGATCCCGAAGAGGACCAACTGCCGCGACAGGTCAACGCCCACGGTTTTGATCGCTTTTTTCCGTCCCGGGTTCTCCTCGTCGGTGCGGTACAAATCGCAACGGGCCAGTTCAATGATGAACTTCTCGATCTCGGGCAGGGCGTTGAGCGCATCGGCCAGGTCGGTCATGCTGACTTCGGAAACCTCGGCGATTTCCTTCAAATGGGTGGCCGCGCGATTGAGCAGCAACGGCTTCATCGGATTGGAAATGGCGTTGAGGATCTCCTGCTTCTTGTTTTCCGCCCCGAGGTCGATGGCGTTTTTGGCCCAACCCCGGAACTTCGGACTGAGGATGCCGAAGAGTTCCTCCCGCGGGAGACTCGAGCGCAGGGGCACGGGCACAACCGAGGGGGGCGCATCCGTCGATTGACCCTCCGGAGTCACCGGACCGAGGAGATCGACATGCTCCAGCGCGGTCCGCAACTCGGCATAATCCTGGTAACGATCCCCGACCTGCCGGCGCGTCATCTTGTAAAGCAAATGAATCCACCCGGGAGGCAGACCGGTCATCTGGGCCTCGGCCAGGGGAAAATCCCCTTCGACATGACCGCGCACGATTTCACTCACCGTCTCTCCATCGTGGAGGAACCGGCAGGTCAGGAGATGGTACAGGGAGGCCCCCAGCGAGTAGATGTCGCTGCGCTGGTCGGTGGCCGTCTGCAGGATCTGCTCGGGGCTCATGTAGGCGGGGGTGCCGAAACAATCCCCCCCGGATTTGAGCGGCGCACTCAGGGAGTGAGCCAGTCCGAAGTCGGTCAAGTAAATGACCCCGCTGTCATCGACGAGAAAATTCGACGGTTTGATGTCCATGTGGACGATGTTGTGGCGGTAGGCCCACTCCAAAGCTTCGATGGCCTGGGTCATGATCCAGAAGGCCTGCTCGGTGCTGAGCGGGGTCTCGCTCTCGATCCACTCGTCCAGGGTGATGCCGCTGACGAAGGGCATGACAAAGTAGTGCAGGTCTCCCTGGTGTCCGACGAAGTAGATCGGCACGATGTTGGGATGACGCAGCGCGGCGATGCTCTGGGCTTCACGGTCAAAGCTCTCCAATTTGTCCTTTTCCGAGGCCAGCTCCGGCTTGAGCACTTTGATGGCGACTTCGCGGTTCAGGCTGGCCTCGAAGCCCTTGTAGACATGCCCCATCCCCCCTTCGGCCACGTGCTGTACAATGGTGTAATGGCCCAGTTGGGCATTGGGCACCAAATCAGCGTAAGTCATGGCATTCTGCATCAGTTAGAAAACTAGGCCCGCCCCCGGGGCGCGGCAAGGCGCTTTCCTCCGGGTTTGACAGCGACGGCCACAAGCGGAAGGCTACGGGTCCAATATGCCCCTCTTCCAACTCCCACGGCGGGAATTCGCCGGTTTCATCTTCGACTGTGATGGCACCCTGGCCGACTCGATGCAGGTCCACTACGAGGCCTGGTGCGCTGCCTTCCACGACTTCCATCCCGGATTGTCCTTCCCCCGCGACCTCTACTATTCCTGGGCCGGGTTGAGTACCCGGGGCGTGGTCGAACGGGTCAATGCCATCCATGGCCTATCCCTCGACCCGGAACAAATCGCCACCCGCAAGGAAGACCTCTACCTGGAAAAACTACCCGCCGTGCAGCCGATCCCGGAGGTGGCCACGTTCGCCCGCACCATCGCCCGCACCCATCCGGTGTCGGTGGCCACGGGCGCTTGGCGCCGGGTGGCTGGCGAGACCCTGAAATGGGTCGGCCTGGGTGACGTCTTCTCCATCATCATCACTCCGGAGGACGTGGTCCGGGGTAAACCGGCACCGGACATGTTCCTGCTCGCCGCCGAACGGATGGGCGTGGCCCCACAAGACTGCCTGGTCTTTGAAGACGGGCAACCAGGCATCGAAGGCGCCCGCGCCGCCGGGATGGAGGTTGTGGTCATCCCGACCCCTTGGGACGGCGCTTAGAGCATTTTGCATTTAATCTAGAGCATTTCCGGATCATATAGACACATAATGTGCATGAGTGAAGTAGTTGATACATTCTTGTGGAGTGAACAGTGACAAGCAGTCTGCGACCGCCCGCATGAGTTCTTCGTAGGTTCTTGCACAAGCCCGGCGTAAG
Encoded here:
- a CDS encoding formyltetrahydrofolate deformylase; its protein translation is MRGAATVGIEAASVKQFLTLTLIGKDKSGVIASVTQTLFQHKANIEALEEQVTRGRFSMTLQASWSAEDFEEKKVRSALGALAVRLGMELKLHFSARGRRQRLAILVTREPHALEALLAAVRARRLAADPVVVIGNRPDLKPLAQKAGIPFVHVPFTERALAEKRVLEELEKAGADFIVLARFMKILSPDFVWRWKNKIINIHPSLLPAFPGASAYRQAYEKGVKVVGVTAHFVTPDLDQGPIICQEAFKTKPGESLAGIVKRGQAAEARALLRAVQLYLRKRLDVHWGRVYGV
- a CDS encoding protein kinase, translated to MTYADLVPNAQLGHYTIVQHVAEGGMGHVYKGFEASLNREVAIKVLKPELASEKDKLESFDREAQSIAALRHPNIVPIYFVGHQGDLHYFVMPFVSGITLDEWIESETPLSTEQAFWIMTQAIEALEWAYRHNIVHMDIKPSNFLVDDSGVIYLTDFGLAHSLSAPLKSGGDCFGTPAYMSPEQILQTATDQRSDIYSLGASLYHLLTCRFLHDGETVSEIVRGHVEGDFPLAEAQMTGLPPGWIHLLYKMTRRQVGDRYQDYAELRTALEHVDLLGPVTPEGQSTDAPPSVVPVPLRSSLPREELFGILSPKFRGWAKNAIDLGAENKKQEILNAISNPMKPLLLNRAATHLKEIAEVSEVSMTDLADALNALPEIEKFIIELARCDLYRTDEENPGRKKAIKTVGVDLSRQLVLFGIVLRQDFKSNPEFDWHPYWQHAVNTGVIARVVMEIAMGEYVPGRGRVEPAGSGGLTSVLSRHALRKARDQAFLAGLIHGIGKLVLGEIIPFPYYNALRYAMDNQCSLSETETHYFGINHHEAGAAWLEAQRFDSAYRQVALHYGACGQKSPLLASAVGVAHQVAKVNGFGYSGSAVVEFRDLWNCRAWQEVVNAARAEMPDHSTLENQFLPATGRIPLLQMPIYI
- a CDS encoding 6-carboxytetrahydropterin synthase translates to MRVTLTREFGFDAAQSLTIFPEGHKCRQLHGHSFTLQVSAEGEVDPATGLLFDHARIKEAAQPFVDELDHRYLNEIPGLENPTIEVMCKWFWDRIKPRLPELSEIMILETPRAWCRYRGD
- a CDS encoding HAD-IA family hydrolase, encoding MPLFQLPRREFAGFIFDCDGTLADSMQVHYEAWCAAFHDFHPGLSFPRDLYYSWAGLSTRGVVERVNAIHGLSLDPEQIATRKEDLYLEKLPAVQPIPEVATFARTIARTHPVSVATGAWRRVAGETLKWVGLGDVFSIIITPEDVVRGKPAPDMFLLAAERMGVAPQDCLVFEDGQPGIEGARAAGMEVVVIPTPWDGA